The following proteins come from a genomic window of Oncorhynchus kisutch isolate 150728-3 unplaced genomic scaffold, Okis_V2 Okis06b-Okis10b_hom, whole genome shotgun sequence:
- the LOC109877307 gene encoding galectin-3-binding protein A: MQSCGITLWLLLLLHVPGLDSATWNLFGKSSTEPTQEGEVRLVGGKHDSEGRVEVYHEGKWGTICDDGWDLAEAQVVCRQLKFPGVVSAVTGGTYGEGSGSIWLDDMDCKGTEKSLSSCSFKGWALTDCSHKEDAGVVCARGTDLTSDTAHFLDHSLGLSDDLGELFDRGDDCDFLITIQSPTGNRDGEGKLEVEERNICTHKLILSLYPHFNITNGSSNLSLEMSQACSPCVTSLIRYLYTRKIDVTISSAQCLHKLASKFGVKRLMQDTGRLFTVLLPEDPSFYTQVSLYQYSVQTGDLLLQENCLQYLAWNCEALINSPAWSDLSTDFLMALLARSDLVVPDEGLLLQALESWIIEKGDLTGTESQAALLGHIRFPMIPAEKLYDLQFTSELYRSHEKLYRVSMLRGFQFNALSFDTLRKHKSSESEEEHDYHPRIYTAEPWSVTINSTNKAPPRQAMQYDYNRRYNNYQPYYPTPEYAKSFTTPNHNSVIYQTKETNPISWSARVFKNQRECSRCISFPTASLSLQSSLRQNQTNSVHFSNRLLLTCEGRYVFHVQDFKNDMAQIPTNSSLALSYPCPEGQYDFRFVVRPEYI, from the exons ATGCAGAGTTGTGGAATCACTCTGTGGCTGCTGTTGcttctccatgtccctggactgGACTCTGCAACATGGAATCTATTCG GTAAGTCCTCGACAGAGCCCACACAGGAGGGCGAGGTGAGGCTGGTGGGGGGTAAGCATGACTCAGAGGGTCGAGTGGAGGTGTACCACGAGGGGAAATGGGGGACCATCTGTGACGATGGCTGGGACCTGGCCGAGGCTCAGGTGGTGTGCCGTCAGCTGAAGTTCCCTGGCGTTGTATCTGCTGTCACTGGAGGGACTTATGGAGAGG GGTCGGGTTCAATCTGGTTGGATGATATGGACTGCAAAGGAACCGAGAAGTCCCTGTCCAGCTGTTCTTTCAAGGGCTGGGCGTTGACCGACTGTTCCCACAAGGAGGACGCAGGGGTCGTTTGTGCGAGAG GCACAGATTTGACCAGTGACACAGCACATTTCCTGGACCACAGTCTGGGCCTGTCAGATGACCTGGGCGAGCTGTTTGACCGTGGGGATGACTGTGACTTCCTCATCACAATCCAGAGCcccacaggaaacagagatggggagggaaagttggaagtggaggagaggaacatCTGCACCCACAAActgatcctctctctctacccacactTCAACATCACAAACGGGTCCAGTAACCTCTCCCTGGAGATGAGTCAAGCCTGCAGCCCCTGTGTCACCAGCTTGATCAG GTACCTTTACACCCGCAAGATCGACGTGACCATTTCCTCTGCCCAGTGCCTCCACAAGCTGGCCTCAAAGTTTGGGGTGAAACGGCTGATGCAGGACACCGGCAGGCTCTTCACCGTACTCCTCCCTGAGGACCCCTCCTTCTACACCCAGGTCTCACTGTACCAGTACTCCGTCCAGACTGGGGACCTGCTGCTTCAGGAGAACTGCCTCCAGTACCTGGCCTGGAACTGCGAGGCTCTGATCAATTCCCCGGCCTGGAGTGACCTCTCCACAGACTTCCTGATGGCCCTCTTGGCGCGGTCTGACCTCGTGGTACCGGACGAGGGGCTCCTCCTGCAAGCTCTGGAGAGTTGGATCATAGAGAAGGGTGACTTGACCGGCACCGAGAGCCAGGCGGCCCTGTTAGGCCACATCCGCTTCCCGATGATCCCTGCCGAGAAGCTCTACGATCTGCAGTTCACCTCAGAGCTCTACAGGAGCCACGAGAAGCTCTATCGTGTCAGCATGCTCAGAGGCTTCCAGTTCAACGCCTTGTCGTTCGACACTCTGAGGAAGCACAAAAGCAGTGAGAGTGAAGAAGAGCATGATTACCATCCCAGGATCTACACTGCTGAGCCATGGAGCGTCACCATCAACTCAACCAACAAAGCGCCACCACGCCAAGCTATGCAATATGATTACAACAGGCGCTACAATAACTACCAACCTTATTACCCCACGCCAGAATATGCTAAGTCATTCACAACACCAAACCACAATAGTGTGATTTACCAGACCAAGGAAACCAACCCCATCAGTTGGTCAGCAAGAGTCTTTAAGAACCAACGAGAATGTTCCAGGTGTATTTCCTTCCCcactgccagtctctctctccaaagCAGCCTCAGACAAAACCAGACCAACAGTGTTCACTTCAGCAACCGACTGCTCCTAACATGTGAGGGCAGGTATGTCTTTCACGTCCAGGACTTCAAGAACGACATGGCCCAGATCCCTACTAACAGCAGTCTGGCCCTGTCCTACCCCTGTCCTGAAGGCCAGTATGACTTTCGCTTTGTGGTGAGACCAGAATA